The nucleotide sequence TAATTTTACCTACTGGTACAGGGAAAACCGGAGTAATGGCATTAGCTCCTTTTGGAATTAGTGATGGACGGGTTCTAATCATTACCCCTCAACTAGTTATTAAGGATCATGTAGTTGATTCATTAGACCCAACCAACCCAACTAACTTCTGGATGAATCAACGCGTTTTTAATAGCTTTGATCAATTACCTATAGTAGTAGAATATGATAAAGATATAAAACAGAGCGATCTTGATCATGCCAATATAGTAATTTTAAATGTACATAAATTACAAGCTAGAAGTCGAAATAGTTTACTAGAAAAGGTACCAATGGACTTTTTTGATATGATTATTATTGATGAAGCACATCATTCACCAGCTAGAACGTGGGATAATGCTCTAAGATACTTTGATAGTGCAAAAGTTCTTAAAGTTACAGGGACACCATTTAGAAGTGACAATAAGATTATCGAAGGTAAATATGTCACTGATTATAAACTAGGCCGAGCAATGGAAAGAGGCTATGTAAAGTCATTAAGAAATTTTGTTGTCGTACCAGAAAAATTGTATTTAACTATCGATGGAGATGATAAAAGGTATACATTAGATGAAATTCGTGAAATGGGAATTAAAGATGAGGAGTGGATAAGTAGGAGCGTTGCTTATTCCCCTGAGTGTAGTATGCAAGTAGTCGAAGAAAGTACAGAACATCTGATGGAAAAGAGAGCAAGTGGAGTACCGCATAAGATAATAGCGGTTGCTTGTAGTATTGACCATGCCCAAGAGATAGAATATATGTATCACCAAAAAGGACTGAGGACAGCTTTAATTCATGGTGATTTACCGGATGCAGTTCGACATGAGCGTTTAAGGGCTATAGAGGCTCATGAGGTTGAAGTTGTAGTCCATGTTGCCTTACTTGGTGAGGGATATGATCACCCGCATTTAACAATTGCGGCAATTTTTCGCCCATTTAGATCCTTAGCACCATATGCTCAGTTTATTGGAAGAACTTTACGGAGAATCCCACCTGAACAGTTGAAAACACCTGGAGATAATGTTGCAGTGGTTGTGTGCCATAAAGATTTAAATTTAGACCCATTGTGGGAAGAATATCAAAAGGAACAAGAGTATAAAGATATAACAAAGAAGATAAGGGAACAGCGTAAGCTTGAGTCCAAAATGGAAAAAGGGATAAAGAACTTTGATTTTGGTGAGGCTGAGGTTGAAGGTAATTTTGACACCTTTTATGAGGATTATCAACAAACCGAAACACTGCAAGAATACGAGGCTTATGAACAAGAAATCAAAGCAAAGATTGAACAGTTGAAACAAATAATGGGTGAATTG is from Bacillaceae bacterium S4-13-56 and encodes:
- a CDS encoding DEAD/DEAH box helicase family protein, translated to MSIAGQFFDIKFFQKSNPFIADNDRLWEPQILAYYDIYTHFKSSKANEHAVVILPTGTGKTGVMALAPFGISDGRVLIITPQLVIKDHVVDSLDPTNPTNFWMNQRVFNSFDQLPIVVEYDKDIKQSDLDHANIVILNVHKLQARSRNSLLEKVPMDFFDMIIIDEAHHSPARTWDNALRYFDSAKVLKVTGTPFRSDNKIIEGKYVTDYKLGRAMERGYVKSLRNFVVVPEKLYLTIDGDDKRYTLDEIREMGIKDEEWISRSVAYSPECSMQVVEESTEHLMEKRASGVPHKIIAVACSIDHAQEIEYMYHQKGLRTALIHGDLPDAVRHERLRAIEAHEVEVVVHVALLGEGYDHPHLTIAAIFRPFRSLAPYAQFIGRTLRRIPPEQLKTPGDNVAVVVCHKDLNLDPLWEEYQKEQEYKDITKKIREQRKLESKMEKGIKNFDFGEAEVEGNFDTFYEDYQQTETLQEYEAYEQEIKAKIEQLKQIMGELDDHQARRMIESQRKPEDFNPIYLRPDKYTKQVKKHFATQVQEVIPAELLTKYQLNKEERTLAELPVIRKYPFLASDLKTDNAGLVARYLNLKLLEKFGKRDDWEWTIQEVEYAQEYLNQVVQHLQVLIEDLLKRR